A single Phoenix dactylifera cultivar Barhee BC4 unplaced genomic scaffold, palm_55x_up_171113_PBpolish2nd_filt_p 000346F, whole genome shotgun sequence DNA region contains:
- the LOC120105715 gene encoding kiwellin-1-like: protein MVMSYIPSFLLALLLASSGLGSCFPFTSLAEACSPSGQLVGKAGHCNTENDSECCKAGQKYDQYLCSPPVTGATSARMTINSFKKGGDGGGPSECDGHFHSDNERVVALSTGWYNQGSRCGKNIRINANGNSVLAKVVDECDSVKGCDAQHDFQPPCPNNIVDASRAVWKALGIPDSKIGDSQITWSDA from the coding sequence ATGGTGATGAGCTATATACCATCTTTTCTTCTAGCACTGCTGCTAGCAAGTTCTGGTCTTGGCAGCTGCTTTCCCTTCACCTCCCTTGCAGAAGCATGCAGTCCCAGTGGCCAACTTGTAGGCAAGGCTGGCCACTGCAACACCGAGAACGACTCCGAGTGTTGTAAGGCTGGACAGAAGTACGATCAGTACCTTTGCTCGCCGCCGGTGACCGGAGCCACCAGTGCAAGGATGACCATCAACAGCTTCAAAAAAGGTGGGGACGGTGGTGGACCTTCGGAGTGCGACGGTCATTTTCACAGCGACAATGAGAGGGTTGTGGCCCTCTCAACTGGATGGTACAATCAGGGTAGCCGATGCGGCAAAAACATCAGGATCAACGCAAATGGTAACTCTGTTCTGGCTAAAGTTGTTGATGAGTGTGATTCTGTAAAAGGTTGCGACGCCCAGCACGATTTCCAGCCGCCATGTCCGAACAATATAGTGGATGCATCAAGGGCAGTGTGGAAGGCTCTCGGGATCCCTGATTCGAAGATTGGGGACTCTCAGATTACTTGGTCCGATGCATGA